The following are encoded in a window of Halosolutus halophilus genomic DNA:
- the gnd gene encoding phosphogluconate dehydrogenase (NAD(+)-dependent, decarboxylating): MQLGVIGLGRMGQIVVDRTLAAGHDVVAFDLDADAVATAADAGAEPADSIADLVDRLGSDKRIWLMVPAGEAVDVTLEELEPHLDGEDVVVDGGNSSFEDSVRRAESCPAAYLDCGTSGGPAGAELGFSLMVGGPEWAYDELSPVFDAVATGPDGHDRMGPAGSGHYVKMVHNGVEYALMQAYGEGFELLHEGRYDLDLESVASVWNNGAVIRSWLLELCEEAFREEGTDLGDVADRVEGGSTGTWTVQEALEQEVPLPLIYTSLAERFGSRADDGRFSRRLANRLRYGFGRHEVPRRE, from the coding sequence ATGCAACTGGGCGTAATCGGACTCGGACGCATGGGACAGATCGTCGTGGATCGCACGCTCGCGGCGGGGCACGACGTCGTGGCCTTCGACCTCGACGCGGACGCCGTCGCCACGGCCGCCGACGCGGGCGCGGAACCGGCCGACTCGATCGCCGACCTCGTCGATCGACTCGGTTCGGACAAGCGCATCTGGCTGATGGTTCCCGCGGGCGAGGCGGTCGACGTGACGCTCGAGGAACTCGAACCCCACCTCGACGGCGAGGACGTGGTCGTCGACGGCGGCAACTCCTCCTTCGAGGACTCCGTCCGCCGGGCGGAGTCCTGTCCCGCGGCCTACCTCGACTGTGGCACCTCCGGCGGTCCCGCGGGAGCGGAACTGGGCTTCTCGCTGATGGTCGGCGGTCCCGAGTGGGCCTACGACGAACTCTCCCCCGTCTTCGACGCCGTCGCGACCGGTCCCGACGGCCACGACCGGATGGGGCCCGCTGGCTCCGGTCACTACGTCAAGATGGTTCACAACGGCGTCGAGTACGCGCTGATGCAGGCCTACGGCGAGGGGTTCGAACTCCTCCACGAGGGCCGGTACGACCTCGACCTCGAGTCCGTGGCGTCGGTCTGGAACAACGGCGCCGTGATCCGTTCGTGGCTGCTCGAACTCTGCGAGGAGGCGTTCCGCGAGGAGGGGACCGACCTCGGCGACGTGGCGGACCGGGTCGAAGGCGGTTCGACCGGCACGTGGACGGTCCAGGAGGCCCTCGAACAGGAAGTGCCACTGCCGCTGATCTACACCTCGCTGGCCGAACGGTTCGGCTCGCGAGCCGACGACGGCCGGTTCTCGCGTCGGCTGGCGAACCGGCTCCGGTACGGGTTCGGCCGGCACGAGGTTCCGCGCCGGGAGTGA
- a CDS encoding copper resistance protein CopD, which produces MVDTFLAQTVHLLFAAIWAGSVFYVAFVVIPLARDGAFNTTTPLERIAGRLTMISRASALVLFLTGGHLAGTRYTAASLVGTVNGQLVLAMIALWLAFAGLVEVGSKRFEAGLNGKKLREPAADALPFYRAAAVVGLALLVVAGAITTNLSASL; this is translated from the coding sequence ATGGTTGATACGTTCCTCGCCCAGACAGTGCACCTGCTCTTCGCCGCTATCTGGGCCGGTAGCGTCTTCTACGTCGCGTTCGTCGTGATCCCCCTCGCACGGGACGGGGCGTTCAACACGACGACGCCGCTCGAACGGATCGCGGGACGACTCACGATGATTTCGCGGGCGAGCGCGCTGGTCCTGTTTCTAACCGGTGGTCACCTCGCGGGGACGCGATACACCGCCGCCAGCCTCGTCGGGACCGTCAACGGGCAACTCGTGCTCGCGATGATCGCGCTCTGGCTCGCCTTCGCCGGACTCGTCGAGGTGGGATCCAAGCGGTTCGAGGCCGGTCTCAACGGGAAGAAACTCCGCGAACCCGCTGCCGACGCGTTGCCGTTCTACCGGGCCGCGGCGGTCGTCGGCCTCGCCCTGCTCGTCGTGGCCGGCGCGATCACGACGAACCTGTCGGCGTCCCTGTAA
- a CDS encoding metal-dependent hydrolase, translating to MMATTHVFAGLAVVAPVAYAAPEFAGPLAVGAIGGGLAPDFDLVLEHRRSFHFPVVGVVPAVLAAGLAVLVPSPVTVAIAALAVAAWLHAASDALGGGPEMDPWTNPSDRAVYDHVRGRWLRPRRWIRYDGAPEDAALAVVLAVLALSVFDGWFAAVVLGGLAVSIVYAGFRRRLVAWTPEWLE from the coding sequence ATGATGGCGACGACGCACGTGTTCGCGGGACTCGCAGTCGTCGCGCCCGTCGCCTACGCCGCGCCGGAGTTCGCCGGCCCGCTCGCGGTCGGCGCGATCGGCGGCGGTCTCGCGCCGGACTTCGATCTCGTCCTCGAGCACCGGCGGAGCTTCCACTTTCCCGTCGTCGGCGTCGTTCCGGCAGTGCTCGCGGCGGGTCTCGCGGTACTCGTTCCGTCCCCGGTCACCGTCGCCATCGCGGCGCTGGCGGTGGCCGCGTGGCTCCACGCGGCGAGCGACGCCCTCGGCGGCGGCCCGGAGATGGATCCCTGGACGAACCCGAGCGATCGGGCGGTCTACGATCACGTCCGTGGGCGCTGGCTGCGGCCGCGGCGGTGGATCCGGTACGACGGCGCACCCGAAGACGCAGCGCTCGCCGTCGTGCTCGCGGTGCTCGCCCTGTCCGTCTTCGACGGCTGGTTCGCTGCCGTCGTCCTCGGCGGCCTCGCGGTCTCGATCGTTTACGCCGGCTTCCGGCGGCGACTGGTCGCGTGGACGCCCGAGTGGCTCGAGTGA
- a CDS encoding deoxyuridine 5'-triphosphate nucleotidohydrolase: MFRSGSFVADHVSPLTEEQVQPNGVDLTLDVVFQQLEPGRIGRDGKQIGDRIARPLEELEQKDPDTYYLPAGAYVARYGERIEVPTGHVGFVYPRSSLMRNSCMLNTAVWDAGYEGRGEGLLQVHHDVEIERGARIAQLVFAEANHEDSYDGSYQGENLE; the protein is encoded by the coding sequence ATGTTCCGTTCAGGTTCGTTCGTCGCCGACCACGTCTCGCCGCTCACCGAGGAGCAGGTCCAGCCCAACGGCGTCGATCTCACCCTCGACGTCGTCTTCCAGCAGCTGGAGCCGGGACGAATCGGCCGGGACGGCAAGCAGATCGGCGATCGGATCGCCCGTCCGCTCGAGGAACTCGAGCAGAAGGATCCGGATACCTACTACCTGCCCGCGGGGGCCTACGTCGCCCGCTACGGCGAGCGGATCGAAGTCCCGACCGGCCACGTCGGCTTCGTCTATCCGCGATCGTCGCTCATGCGCAACTCCTGTATGCTCAACACGGCAGTCTGGGACGCCGGCTACGAGGGCCGTGGCGAGGGGCTGTTGCAAGTCCACCACGACGTCGAGATCGAACGCGGGGCGCGGATCGCTCAGCTGGTGTTCGCCGAGGCGAACCACGAGGACAGCTACGACGGCAGTTACCAGGGCGAGAACCTGGAGTGA
- a CDS encoding aconitate hydratase: MGQTLTEKVLDDHLVEGELETGEEIGIEIDQVLTQDTTGTMVWLQFEAMGLDEVQTEVAAQYCDHQTYQFDFKNTDDHRFLRSAAGKYGAHFSRPGNGICHNVHRENFAAPGKTLLGSDSHTPTPGGLGQLAIGAGGIDVTVAMGGAPYYIEMPEIVNVRLEGELPEWATAKDVILEMLRRLSVKGGVGKILEYTGPGVETLTAPERMTITNMGTELGATTSIFPTDEQTQDYLERVGRGDEYVELQPDDDAEYDDEIVVDLSELEPLIAQPSMPDNVVPVSEAAGQSVEQVIVGSCTNGGYEDILPVAKMLEGREVSMETETIVAPGSKQASEMLAREGWVAEMMAAGVNFSEATCGACIGIGHVPSSDSVSLRTFNRNFEGRSGIEDDNVYLCSPEVAAAAAIKGEIVDPRDLADELGDLEAPGVELPDEYTGSKTDLISPDEAVDDELIKGPNIGDVPLKDQLDSDIRGEALLKMEDNITTDHIIPATQDILMYRSNVPKLSEFTLSRVDDTFAERALEADGGFLVAGENYGQGSSREHAALCPMYLGIEGVLAQSFARIHRANLFNFGIVPLTIDEETYESIDQGDEIEIVDDVYEAVTSGQEEFTVRVGDEEYTATLDASERERAILAAGGKLSWTKEQAEDGSGAAPADD, from the coding sequence ATGGGACAGACTCTTACCGAAAAGGTTCTCGACGACCACCTCGTCGAGGGTGAACTCGAGACCGGCGAGGAGATCGGGATCGAGATCGACCAGGTACTCACACAGGACACGACAGGCACGATGGTCTGGCTCCAGTTCGAAGCGATGGGACTGGACGAGGTCCAGACCGAGGTCGCGGCCCAGTACTGTGACCACCAGACCTACCAGTTCGACTTCAAAAACACCGACGACCACCGTTTCCTCCGCTCTGCGGCCGGCAAATACGGCGCTCACTTCTCTCGCCCCGGAAACGGGATCTGTCACAACGTCCACCGCGAGAACTTCGCGGCCCCCGGCAAGACGCTGCTGGGCTCGGACAGCCACACCCCGACCCCCGGCGGCCTCGGCCAGCTCGCGATCGGTGCCGGCGGGATCGACGTCACCGTCGCGATGGGTGGCGCACCCTACTACATCGAGATGCCCGAGATCGTCAACGTCCGACTCGAGGGCGAACTCCCCGAGTGGGCCACCGCCAAGGACGTCATCCTCGAGATGCTCCGTCGCCTCTCCGTGAAGGGCGGCGTCGGCAAGATCCTCGAGTACACCGGCCCCGGCGTCGAGACGCTCACCGCGCCCGAGCGGATGACCATCACCAACATGGGGACGGAACTCGGCGCCACGACGTCGATCTTCCCGACCGACGAGCAGACCCAGGACTACCTCGAGCGCGTCGGCCGCGGCGACGAGTACGTCGAACTCCAGCCCGACGACGACGCCGAGTACGACGACGAAATCGTCGTCGACCTCTCGGAGCTCGAGCCGCTGATCGCCCAGCCGTCGATGCCCGACAACGTCGTCCCCGTCAGCGAGGCCGCCGGCCAGTCCGTCGAACAGGTCATCGTCGGCTCCTGTACGAACGGGGGCTACGAGGACATCCTCCCCGTCGCGAAGATGCTCGAGGGCCGCGAAGTCTCGATGGAGACCGAGACGATCGTCGCGCCCGGTTCCAAGCAGGCCTCCGAGATGCTCGCCCGCGAAGGGTGGGTCGCGGAGATGATGGCCGCCGGCGTCAACTTCTCCGAGGCCACCTGTGGTGCGTGTATCGGGATCGGTCACGTCCCGTCCTCCGATTCCGTCTCGCTGCGGACCTTCAACCGCAACTTCGAGGGCCGCTCGGGCATCGAAGACGACAACGTCTACCTCTGTTCGCCGGAGGTCGCGGCGGCGGCCGCGATCAAAGGCGAGATCGTCGACCCGCGCGACCTCGCCGACGAACTCGGCGACCTCGAGGCCCCCGGCGTCGAACTCCCCGACGAGTACACCGGCTCGAAGACCGACCTCATCAGCCCCGACGAGGCCGTCGACGACGAACTCATCAAGGGCCCGAACATCGGCGACGTCCCGCTGAAGGATCAGCTGGACTCCGACATTCGGGGCGAGGCGCTGCTCAAGATGGAGGACAACATCACGACCGACCACATCATCCCCGCGACCCAGGACATCCTGATGTACCGGTCGAACGTCCCCAAACTCTCCGAGTTCACGCTCTCGCGCGTCGACGACACCTTCGCCGAGCGTGCGCTCGAGGCCGACGGCGGCTTCCTCGTCGCCGGCGAGAACTACGGACAGGGCTCCTCGCGCGAACACGCCGCACTCTGTCCGATGTACCTCGGCATCGAGGGCGTCCTCGCACAGAGCTTCGCGCGCATCCACCGCGCGAACCTCTTCAACTTCGGCATCGTCCCGCTGACGATCGACGAGGAGACCTACGAGTCGATCGACCAGGGAGACGAGATCGAGATCGTCGACGACGTCTACGAGGCCGTCACCAGCGGCCAGGAAGAGTTTACCGTCCGCGTCGGTGACGAAGAGTACACCGCGACGCTGGACGCCTCCGAACGCGAACGCGCGATCCTCGCGGCCGGTGGCAAGCTCTCCTGGACGAAAGAGCAGGCCGAAGACGGCAGCGGCGCTGCGCCCGCCGACGACTGA
- a CDS encoding TIGR03571 family LLM class oxidoreductase, which yields MASGHENAGYRRLFDDDGLTFGTGFPLTGANRSTPPVDEELRLAAHAETIGFDGLWARDVPTYWPKFGDAGQTFDAWPWLSQVAAHTDDVALGTASIVLTLRHPLHVAKSAATVDRLSDGRLVLGVATGDRDPEFPAFDVDRDARGDRFREAVTALRAVWRDEFPELEGAWGSLEGELDVVPSPTTETLPLLPTGYARQSREWIAEHGDGWLFYHLPERTLEDYLENWRADAGEKPFAMAVRVELADDPTAEPEPLHLGYRAGAEWFRDYFRELDELSVDHVIVSIENDDSERGLTRFAEEILTEL from the coding sequence ATGGCATCCGGGCACGAGAACGCGGGTTATCGACGGCTGTTCGACGACGACGGACTCACTTTCGGCACCGGCTTCCCGCTCACGGGCGCGAACCGATCGACACCCCCGGTCGACGAGGAATTGCGGCTCGCGGCCCACGCGGAGACGATCGGGTTCGACGGCCTCTGGGCGCGTGACGTCCCGACCTACTGGCCGAAGTTCGGCGACGCGGGCCAGACGTTCGACGCGTGGCCGTGGCTCTCGCAGGTCGCCGCCCACACCGACGACGTCGCGCTCGGGACGGCGAGTATCGTCCTCACGCTGCGCCACCCGCTCCACGTCGCGAAGTCAGCGGCGACCGTCGATCGGCTCTCAGACGGACGGCTCGTCCTCGGCGTCGCGACCGGCGATCGCGACCCGGAGTTTCCGGCGTTCGACGTCGATCGGGACGCCCGCGGCGATCGGTTCCGGGAGGCGGTCACGGCGCTTCGGGCCGTCTGGCGGGACGAGTTCCCGGAACTCGAAGGGGCCTGGGGCTCGCTCGAGGGCGAACTCGACGTCGTGCCGTCGCCGACGACCGAGACGCTCCCGCTGTTGCCCACGGGCTACGCCCGCCAGTCCCGGGAGTGGATCGCCGAGCACGGCGACGGCTGGCTGTTCTATCACCTCCCGGAGCGAACGCTCGAGGACTACCTCGAGAACTGGCGCGCCGACGCCGGCGAGAAACCGTTCGCGATGGCGGTTCGCGTCGAACTCGCGGACGACCCGACGGCGGAGCCCGAACCGCTCCACCTGGGGTATCGAGCCGGCGCCGAGTGGTTCCGGGACTACTTCCGCGAACTGGACGAGCTGAGCGTCGATCACGTGATCGTCTCGATCGAGAACGACGATTCCGAACGCGGGCTCACCCGGTTCGCCGAGGAGATACTCACCGAACTGTAG